The following coding sequences are from one Bos indicus x Bos taurus breed Angus x Brahman F1 hybrid chromosome 5, Bos_hybrid_MaternalHap_v2.0, whole genome shotgun sequence window:
- the RIBC2 gene encoding RIB43A-like with coiled-coils protein 2 yields MEVAQPKDLKEDFVLAKRRHAELVRQKRIFNARNRIIGGDTTAWDAQVCDQNIKAATEKARDEAFAAEMRQNDKIACISENRERRDRKNLCKAINDFQQSFQRPETRREFDLSDPLALKKDRPARQSDYDARNTISGMQKFMGEDLNFHLRKKFQEEQNREWSLQQQKERMIGRENQKCAEDLYLKTRLQFDETAKHLQNLETATRKAVCATVKEFNKNQALESAEKKIQERKQEQEDNLAEISNMLRGDLLSENPQQAASSFGPHRVVPDRWKGMSQEQLEEIRLVQRQQVQEKLRLQEEERQRDMDWDRRRIQKARATLLFEQQQQRLQRGLRRALDCSNLSLAREQLLQKKHMKELCTNHATEDYFTQFNTGSR; encoded by the exons ATGGAGGTAGCACAGCCCAAGGACCTGAAGGAGGACTTTGTCCTGGCCAAAAGAAGACATGCGGAGCTGGTCAGGCAGAAACGAATTTTCAACGCCAGGAACAGGATCATTGGG ggTGACACCACGGCCTGGGATGCTCAGGTTTGTGACCAGAACATAAAAGCAGCAACTGAAAAAGCGAGAGATGAAGCCTTTG CTGCTGAAATGAGACAAAATGACAAGATCGCATGCATTTCAGAAAACCGGGAAAGGAGAGATAGGAAAAATCTCTGTAAAGCTATCAATGATTTCCAGCAGAGCTTTCAGAGGCCGGAAACGCGCCGTGAATTTGACCTCTCTGACCCCCTGGCCCTTAAGAAGGATCGTCCGGCCCGGCAGTCAGATTATGATGCTCGGAATACAATATCAGGAATGCAGAAATTCATGGGGGAGGATTTAAACTTCCATCTGAGGAAGAAATTCCAAGAGGAACAAAACAGGGAATGGTCCCTGCAACAGCAAAAGGAACGGATGATTGGCCGGGAGAACCAAAAATGTGCAG aggATCTCTACTTGAAGACAAGGCTGCAGTTTGACGAGACAGCCAAGCACTTACAGAATCTGGAAACCGCCACCAGGAAGGCGGTTTGTGCAACTGTGAAAGAATTCAACAAGAACCAG GCCCTGGAGTCAGCggaaaagaaaattcaagagagaaaacaagaacAGGAGGACAACCTAGCCGAGATCTCCAACATGCTGCGTGGGGACCTGCTCTCGGAGAACCCGCAGCAGGCAGCCAGCTCCTTCGGGCCGCATCGCGTGGTGCCCGACCGCTGGAAGGGCATGAGCCAGGAGCAGTTGGAGGAGATCCGCCTGGTGCAGAGACAGCAAGTCCAGGAGAAGCTG AGGCTCCAGGAGGAAGAGCGCCAGCGAGACATGGACTGGGACCGGCGGAGGATTCAGAAGGCTCGAGCCACCTTGCTGtttgagcagcagcagcagcgcctgCAGCGTGGCCTGCGCAGGGCCCTGGACTGCAGCAACCTCAGCCTGGCCAGGGAGCAGCTCCTGCA GAAAAAACATATGAAGGAACTCTGTACCAATCATGCCACTGAAGACTATTTCACACAGTTTAATACAGGAAGTCGATAA